From the genome of Setaria viridis chromosome 1, Setaria_viridis_v4.0, whole genome shotgun sequence:
CCACGTATCCTCCTCACTGAGCTTATTCCCATCCAGTTGCACCAGCATTCTCCTACCCCCCGTGTGTAAGAGCACTCTCTGGGTTTTACAGTACTGTCGCCATGGCATCCAAGgccttcctcctcgtcgccctcgTCCTGGTCCTCTTCACGGTGACCaacgcctgcggcggcggctgcccgaCGCCAACGCCAccaacgccgacgccgccgtcaccgTCACCGTCGAGCAAAGGCAAGTGCCCCAAGAACGCGCTCAAGCTCGCGGCGTGCGCCAACGTGGCCGGCCTCGTGAGCGCCGAGGTCGGCCAGCCGCCCGCCGAGCCATGCTGCAGCATCCTCGGCGGCCTCGCGGACCTCGAGGCCGCCGCCTGCCTCTGCACCGCCATCAAGGCCAACGTGCTCGGCATCAGCCTCGACATCCCTGTCAAGCTCAGCCTCATTGTCAACTACTGTGGCAAGAACCTCCCCAGTGGTTTCATATGCGCTTGATAGCTACGCGGTTACGTACTCGCATGCAACACGCACGCATGAATACGGGCAGTGTTTGTTCGTGAGTGCATGCTGCATGCATCGCGTTTGTTTTCGCCGAATTTTCTTTTGTCTGCTTGCTTTGTCTGCCCGGTGGTTCTGAATGTAGAACCACGGACGGATCAACAATAATGTGTGAGTTGATTGTTTGTGTTTTGCCTTTTTCACCTTTTTCATCCTTCCTCCCTCTAATTGTATGGCTATGGAGATTTTCTTCTCCAAGGTCCAAGC
Proteins encoded in this window:
- the LOC117864346 gene encoding putative lipid-binding protein AIR1B, with product MASKAFLLVALVLVLFTVTNACGGGCPTPTPPTPTPPSPSPSSKGKCPKNALKLAACANVAGLVSAEVGQPPAEPCCSILGGLADLEAAACLCTAIKANVLGISLDIPVKLSLIVNYCGKNLPSGFICA